A genomic window from Schistocerca serialis cubense isolate TAMUIC-IGC-003099 unplaced genomic scaffold, iqSchSeri2.2 HiC_scaffold_1420, whole genome shotgun sequence includes:
- the LOC126443018 gene encoding uncharacterized protein C1orf50 homolog isoform X2, translated as MPSYRRKADEFVQSTAGAQLRLIAEQVSVLRRQAERVLSEAAQSHRLHHAACNFRKAPGSVYHLYRRPSGQEYLSMLAPQEWGPKGPPAGHEFRGSFRLEADRSWTPAGEGPPRPAARAVADIFGPAEDAAARFDVTQPLRAIEGRTRAAWTS; from the exons GCAGATGAGTTTGTGCAGTCGACAGCCGGGGCACAGCTGCGGCTGATAGCAGAGCAG GTGTCGGTGCTGCGGCGGCAGGCGGAGCGCGTGCTGTCGGAGGCAGCGCAGTCGCACCGCCTGCACCACGCGGCCTGCAACTTCCGCAAGGCGCCCGGCTCCGTCTACCACCTCTACCGCCGGCCCTCGGGACAGGAGTACCTCTCCATGCTGGCGCCACAG GAGTGGGGTCCGAAGGGCCCGCCAGCGGGGCACGAGTTCCGCGGTTCGTTCAGGCTCGAGGCGGACCGCAGTTGGACGCCGGCGGGCGAGGGGCCCCCGCGGCCTGCGGCACGCGCCGTCGCGGACATCTTCGGGCCCGCGGAGGACGCAGCCGCACGTTTTGACGTGACGCAGCCGCTGCGCGCCATCGAGGGGCGCACCCGCGCGGCCTGGACGTCGTGA